One window from the genome of Betaproteobacteria bacterium encodes:
- a CDS encoding DUF11 domain-containing protein, translated as MVTATAGTGVITVTGATMNAAQASCTVTVDVTSNTAGIYNNTNAGNISGAANVTTTGVSSTLTVQALPTLTKAFSPTTVGVGQNSVLTFTITNPVGAPARTALTFTDALPAGAVIGTPNGLVNGCGGAPTITATAGTGTITIGGTGVNAAIGASACTITVNVTSATVGAYVNGAAQVTAIAGMLNGVTNQTLTVTQASLTKAFSPATINQGGTSTLTFTITNGAGNPAQSGITFTDTLPANVVIAATPAVTSSCPSGTGVVTATAGTGVITVAGATMNAAQASCTVTVDVTSNTAGIYNNTNAREHQRGGQRHDDGGELDAHGAGAADAHEGVQPDDGGGGAGTRS; from the coding sequence GTGGTCACGGCGACTGCCGGGACCGGCGTCATCACGGTGACCGGTGCCACGATGAATGCGGCGCAGGCCTCGTGCACGGTGACGGTGGACGTGACCAGCAACACGGCGGGGATCTACAACAACACCAACGCGGGGAACATCAGCGGGGCGGCCAACGTCACGACGACGGGGGTGAGCTCGACGCTCACGGTGCAGGCGCTGCCGACGCTCACGAAGGCGTTCAGCCCGACGACGGTGGGGGTGGGGCAGAACTCGGTGCTCACCTTCACGATCACGAACCCGGTCGGCGCACCGGCCAGGACGGCGCTCACCTTCACCGACGCGCTGCCGGCCGGCGCGGTGATCGGCACGCCCAATGGCCTCGTGAACGGCTGCGGCGGCGCGCCCACCATCACGGCGACGGCGGGGACGGGGACGATCACCATTGGCGGCACCGGGGTGAACGCCGCCATCGGCGCCTCCGCCTGCACGATCACGGTGAACGTCACTTCCGCGACGGTCGGCGCTTATGTGAACGGCGCCGCCCAGGTGACCGCCATCGCCGGGATGTTGAACGGTGTCACGAACCAGACGCTCACCGTCACGCAGGCCTCCCTCACGAAGGCGTTCTCGCCGGCGACGATCAACCAGGGCGGGACCTCGACCCTCACCTTCACGATCACGAACGGGGCGGGCAACCCGGCGCAGTCGGGGATCACCTTTACCGATACGCTGCCTGCCAACGTGGTGATCGCCGCGACGCCGGCGGTGACGAGTTCGTGCCCGTCGGGCACGGGCGTGGTCACGGCGACTGCCGGGACCGGCGTCATCACGGTGGCCGGTGCCACGATGAATGCGGCGCAGGCCTCGTGCACGGTGACGGTGGACGTGACCAGCAACACGGCGGGGATCTACAACAACACCAACGCGCGGGAACATCAGCGGGGCGGCCAACGTCACGACGACGGGGGTGAGCTCGACGCTCACGGTGCAGGCGCTGCCGACGCTCACGAAGGCGTTCAGCCCGACGACGGTGGGGGTGGGGCAGGAACTCGGTCCTGA
- a CDS encoding DMT family transporter, with amino-acid sequence MHTATIPRPGPRLLGVALVVFSAVAFSAKAIIVKLAYRQGIDAVTLLALRMAMAAPFFVAVAWWSSRKGHAVALKRADWRAIVFLGMVGYYLASLFDFIGLQYITAALERLVLFLYPTFVVLISAALYGRIIVGRDVAALVLSYAGIALVFANDLATRQENVLAGALWVGLSAFCYAVYLIGNGRMVKKMGSVLFASLASVVSCVAVVSHYFVVREAPLLWTQPAAVYGLTFVMAVFSTVLPVILMSVGIRLIGSSHASMLGTVGPVATIVLGLVFLDEPITAIQLAGAALVMAGVLAISLAKAPRKGD; translated from the coding sequence GTGCACACGGCAACGATCCCGCGGCCTGGCCCGCGCCTCCTCGGCGTCGCGCTCGTCGTCTTCTCCGCGGTCGCCTTTTCCGCGAAGGCGATCATCGTCAAGCTGGCCTACCGTCAGGGTATCGACGCCGTCACCCTGCTCGCCCTTCGGATGGCGATGGCGGCGCCGTTCTTCGTCGCCGTGGCCTGGTGGTCGAGCCGGAAAGGGCACGCCGTGGCGCTCAAGCGGGCGGACTGGCGGGCCATCGTCTTCCTCGGGATGGTCGGGTACTACCTCGCGAGCCTCTTCGACTTCATCGGCCTGCAGTACATCACCGCCGCGCTCGAGCGCCTGGTGCTGTTCCTCTATCCCACCTTCGTGGTGCTCATCTCGGCCGCGTTGTACGGCCGCATCATCGTCGGACGCGACGTGGCGGCTCTGGTCCTTTCCTACGCAGGCATCGCCCTCGTCTTCGCCAACGACCTGGCCACCCGGCAGGAGAACGTGCTGGCGGGCGCCTTGTGGGTGGGACTGTCGGCGTTCTGCTATGCGGTGTACCTGATCGGCAACGGGCGAATGGTGAAGAAGATGGGAAGCGTCCTCTTCGCGAGCCTGGCCTCGGTCGTTTCCTGCGTGGCGGTGGTGTCGCACTACTTCGTCGTCCGCGAGGCGCCGCTGCTGTGGACCCAGCCGGCGGCGGTCTACGGGCTCACCTTCGTGATGGCGGTTTTCTCCACCGTGCTGCCCGTGATTCTCATGTCGGTCGGAATCCGGCTGATCGGCTCCAGCCACGCCTCCATGCTCGGGACCGTGGGGCCGGTCGCCACGATCGTCCTGGGCTTGGTCTTTCTCGACGAGCCCATCACCGCCATCCAGTTGGCCGGCGCCGCGCTGGTCATGGCGGGTGTGCTGGCGATTTCCCTCGCCAAGGCGCCGCGGAAGGGGGATTAG
- a CDS encoding DUF11 domain-containing protein, which translates to MRRRPRAVTVDVTSNTAGIYNNTNAGNISGAANVTTTGVSSTLTVQALPTLTKAFSPTTVGVGQNSVLTFTISNPAGAPVRTGLTFTDALPAGAVIGTPNGLVNGCGGAPTITATAGTGTITIGGTGVNAAIGASACTITVNVTSATAGAYVNGAAQVTAISGMTNGVTNQTLTVLNRPTVAKNFGVASIASGGTTTLSITLSNSNGVAVTGVAFTDVFPVVPGAMTLANTTVTNTCGGAVADSGAGVLNVGDAGIQLTGGTIPAGSACTVTVTITAAAPGTYTNTLAAGAVSSANAGTNAAPASANLLVSAAPAIGKAFAPAAIAADATSTITFTLTNANGIALTAATFTDTLANMAISANAAAGGTCAGAAGNAFTAGQTALSVAGLTIPASGSCTVTVVVTSDIPGVQPNQASGVASAEAVTGAASNIATLTVGAASPTISKAFAPATIASDGTSTMTFTLSNANGIALTSAGFTDALTNMAISVAGAAGGTCVGAAGNVFVGGQAALTLSNLTIPANGSCTVTAVVTSDRPGTHNNTTSGLSSAQAPVGPVSNTATLTVNAAAPTIAKAFSPAIIAAGASSTVTFTLTNTLGVALTAGAFTDTLANMAIVSTGPAAGTCGGAAGNGFTAGDTALSFTGITVPANGSCTVTVVVTSNLPGAHNNTTSVFTSAEAPASAVSNTATLTVSAVAPVITKAFTPAAITSDGASTITLTITNPLGTPLTSAGFTDALANMSVAAAGAAGGTCAGAAGNFLIAGQSAVAITGLTVPASGSCTVTLVVSSDIPGVHPNQTSGVSSTEAPLGAASNSTTLTVTASSPTIAKAFSPAGIMLGTTSTITFTLANGNGIPLTGAAFSDTLANMQVNANGAAGGSCPGAAGNALTAGQTGLAFVGLTLPANGSCTVTVVVLGNVIGTHPNQASGVSSAEAATGAASNMANLTVQPQPPTVAKQFTPTSILASIGVSSLVVTIGNPNPIAITVTSVTDNYPGVVVTAGTPATSTTCAGGAVTNSATSVTLTGGTVPANGSCTFQINVSAPTQGSYTNTIPVGALTTSGGFNTVAASATLTVDPVADVLVVKTAPAAVGSGQLLSYTINVVNNGPDAANGAQVADTVPAQVTGVSASCGAATGGAVCGAVNVAGNVVTSTITTLPAGASVTFTVSGTATGLGATSNTATVTAPAGVFDPVAGNNSSTANTTILAPDLTIAKTHAGNFTSGVNGTYTISASNGAGSLATTGVVTVLDTLPAGLTYVSGSGAGWTCGAAGQVVTCTTSNVIAAGTSAPAITLTVAVSSTAIPSVLNIVTVSGGGEPAAAANNNTASDNTIVVAAAVNTFAPDGAQTGVPGSVVFYPHTFNAGLAGSVAFSTTAVATPAVPGWSQTIYRDTNCNGALDGAEGAAPLAGPVATVAGAAVCIIVRDSIPGAAPYNAQNVIAVTATFNGAQTYVRTDTTTVGAAAGAGLTLAKTVRNVTQGSPAGTSGTALPNDILEYTITYTNTSAGPVSAIVVTDATPSFTLYQSGACGALPASITGCGVTTQPAVNGTGSVIWTLTGTLLSGGSGSVSYQVRVSN; encoded by the coding sequence ATGCGGCGCAGGCCTCGTGCGGTGACGGTGGACGTGACCAGCAACACGGCGGGGATCTACAACAACACCAACGCGGGGAACATCAGCGGGGCGGCCAACGTCACGACGACGGGGGTGAGCTCGACCCTCACGGTGCAGGCGCTGCCGACGCTCACGAAGGCGTTCAGCCCGACGACGGTGGGGGTGGGGCAGAACTCGGTCCTGACCTTCACGATCAGCAATCCGGCGGGCGCACCTGTCCGCACCGGTCTTACCTTCACGGACGCGCTGCCGGCCGGCGCGGTGATCGGTACGCCCAATGGCCTCGTGAACGGCTGCGGCGGCGCGCCCACGATCACGGCGACGGCGGGCACCGGCACGATCACCATTGGCGGCACGGGCGTGAACGCCGCCATCGGCGCCTCCGCCTGCACGATCACGGTGAACGTTACTTCCGCGACGGCCGGCGCCTATGTGAACGGCGCCGCCCAGGTCACCGCGATCTCGGGCATGACCAACGGCGTCACGAACCAGACGCTGACGGTGCTGAACCGCCCGACTGTCGCGAAGAACTTCGGAGTGGCTTCGATCGCGTCGGGTGGAACGACGACCCTCTCCATCACGCTGTCCAACAGCAACGGCGTCGCCGTGACCGGCGTAGCGTTCACGGACGTGTTCCCGGTGGTGCCGGGGGCAATGACGCTCGCCAACACAACGGTCACGAATACCTGCGGCGGCGCGGTGGCCGACAGTGGCGCGGGTGTCCTCAACGTGGGTGACGCGGGCATCCAGCTCACGGGCGGTACGATTCCCGCGGGCAGCGCCTGCACAGTCACCGTCACGATCACCGCCGCCGCGCCAGGTACCTACACGAATACGCTGGCAGCCGGCGCCGTCTCGAGCGCCAATGCCGGCACCAATGCGGCGCCTGCCAGCGCGAACCTGCTCGTCTCGGCCGCGCCGGCCATCGGGAAGGCGTTCGCGCCTGCCGCGATCGCCGCGGACGCCACCTCGACCATCACGTTCACGCTCACCAATGCCAACGGCATCGCGCTCACGGCGGCGACCTTCACGGACACGCTGGCCAACATGGCGATCAGCGCCAACGCAGCCGCGGGCGGCACGTGCGCGGGCGCGGCCGGCAATGCATTCACGGCCGGCCAGACGGCACTCTCCGTCGCGGGGCTCACGATCCCGGCGAGCGGTTCGTGCACCGTGACCGTGGTGGTCACGAGCGACATCCCTGGCGTACAACCCAACCAGGCGTCCGGGGTCGCGTCGGCGGAAGCGGTGACGGGCGCGGCTTCCAACATCGCGACGCTGACGGTGGGGGCAGCATCACCGACGATCTCCAAGGCTTTCGCGCCGGCAACGATCGCCTCCGACGGCACGTCGACGATGACCTTCACGCTTTCGAATGCCAACGGGATCGCGCTCACTTCGGCGGGATTCACGGACGCGCTCACGAACATGGCGATCTCGGTGGCCGGTGCGGCGGGCGGCACTTGCGTCGGGGCGGCAGGAAACGTCTTCGTGGGCGGGCAGGCGGCCCTGACCCTGTCCAATCTCACGATCCCCGCCAATGGCTCGTGCACGGTCACCGCGGTGGTGACGAGCGACCGGCCGGGCACCCACAACAACACCACCTCTGGGCTTTCGAGTGCGCAGGCGCCGGTCGGCCCGGTGTCGAACACGGCGACCCTGACGGTCAACGCCGCTGCGCCGACGATCGCAAAGGCGTTCTCGCCCGCGATCATCGCCGCGGGCGCGTCGTCGACAGTGACGTTCACGCTCACGAACACGCTGGGTGTCGCTCTCACGGCCGGGGCCTTCACCGATACGCTGGCGAACATGGCGATCGTGTCCACCGGGCCCGCCGCCGGTACTTGCGGTGGCGCGGCCGGCAACGGGTTCACCGCCGGGGACACGGCGCTTTCCTTCACCGGGATCACGGTGCCCGCCAATGGATCCTGCACTGTGACCGTGGTCGTCACGAGCAATCTTCCCGGAGCGCACAACAACACGACGTCGGTCTTCACCAGCGCCGAGGCGCCGGCGAGCGCCGTATCCAACACGGCGACCCTCACGGTATCGGCCGTGGCACCGGTCATCACCAAGGCCTTCACGCCCGCGGCGATCACGTCGGACGGGGCGTCGACAATCACGCTCACGATCACCAACCCGCTCGGCACCCCGCTCACGTCGGCCGGCTTCACCGACGCGCTCGCGAACATGTCGGTCGCCGCGGCCGGGGCGGCGGGAGGCACCTGCGCGGGCGCCGCCGGGAACTTCCTCATCGCTGGCCAGAGCGCCGTCGCCATCACCGGTCTCACCGTGCCCGCCTCGGGCTCCTGCACGGTGACCCTGGTGGTCTCCAGCGACATTCCGGGCGTGCATCCGAACCAGACCTCCGGCGTGTCCAGCACGGAGGCGCCTCTCGGCGCGGCCTCCAACAGCACGACCCTCACGGTGACGGCCTCGTCGCCGACGATTGCCAAGGCATTCTCGCCCGCCGGAATCATGCTGGGCACGACCTCCACGATCACCTTCACGCTCGCGAACGGCAACGGCATCCCGCTGACCGGCGCCGCGTTCTCCGACACACTCGCCAACATGCAGGTCAACGCCAATGGCGCGGCCGGCGGATCGTGTCCAGGGGCGGCGGGCAACGCGCTCACGGCGGGCCAGACGGGCCTCGCCTTCGTCGGCCTCACCCTGCCGGCCAACGGCTCGTGCACGGTCACGGTGGTGGTGCTCGGCAACGTGATCGGCACGCACCCGAACCAGGCGAGCGGCGTCTCGAGCGCCGAGGCGGCGACGGGCGCGGCCTCGAACATGGCCAATCTCACGGTCCAGCCCCAGCCGCCGACTGTCGCCAAGCAGTTCACGCCGACGAGCATCCTTGCCTCCATCGGTGTGTCGTCGCTCGTCGTCACGATCGGCAACCCGAACCCCATTGCGATCACTGTCACGTCCGTCACCGACAACTATCCGGGCGTCGTGGTGACCGCCGGTACGCCCGCCACCTCGACCACCTGCGCGGGCGGCGCGGTGACGAACTCCGCCACGTCGGTCACGTTGACCGGCGGCACCGTGCCGGCCAACGGCTCATGCACATTCCAGATCAATGTGTCGGCGCCCACGCAGGGGTCCTACACCAACACGATTCCCGTGGGCGCGCTCACGACGAGCGGCGGCTTCAATACCGTGGCCGCCAGCGCGACGCTCACCGTCGATCCGGTGGCCGACGTCCTGGTCGTCAAGACCGCGCCGGCGGCCGTCGGGTCCGGCCAACTGCTCAGCTACACGATCAACGTGGTCAACAACGGGCCGGACGCCGCCAATGGCGCGCAGGTCGCCGATACCGTCCCGGCGCAAGTCACGGGCGTGAGCGCGTCCTGCGGCGCGGCCACGGGCGGGGCAGTGTGCGGCGCGGTCAATGTCGCGGGCAACGTGGTGACCAGCACCATCACGACGCTGCCGGCGGGAGCGTCGGTCACCTTCACCGTCAGCGGCACGGCGACGGGCCTGGGAGCGACGTCGAACACCGCGACGGTGACGGCCCCCGCGGGCGTCTTCGACCCGGTCGCCGGAAACAATTCGTCCACGGCGAACACGACGATCCTGGCCCCGGACCTCACGATCGCCAAGACGCATGCGGGCAATTTCACCTCGGGCGTGAACGGCACCTACACGATCAGCGCGAGCAACGGCGCCGGATCGCTGGCCACGACCGGGGTCGTCACGGTCTTGGACACGCTGCCCGCCGGGCTCACCTATGTCAGCGGCTCGGGCGCCGGATGGACCTGCGGCGCGGCGGGGCAGGTCGTCACCTGCACCACCTCCAACGTGATCGCCGCCGGCACCTCGGCACCCGCCATCACGCTCACCGTGGCCGTTTCGTCGACAGCCATTCCGTCGGTGCTCAACATCGTCACGGTGAGCGGCGGCGGCGAGCCTGCGGCGGCGGCCAACAACAACACGGCCTCGGACAACACGATCGTCGTGGCAGCCGCGGTGAACACGTTTGCGCCGGACGGGGCGCAGACCGGTGTCCCCGGCTCGGTCGTGTTCTATCCGCACACGTTCAATGCCGGGCTCGCGGGCAGCGTCGCGTTCTCGACCACCGCGGTGGCCACGCCGGCGGTGCCGGGATGGTCGCAGACGATCTACCGCGACACGAACTGCAACGGTGCGCTCGACGGTGCCGAAGGGGCCGCGCCACTCGCCGGGCCCGTCGCCACGGTTGCCGGGGCCGCGGTTTGCATCATCGTGCGCGACAGCATTCCCGGGGCCGCGCCCTACAACGCCCAGAACGTGATTGCGGTGACCGCGACGTTCAACGGGGCGCAGACCTACGTGCGCACGGATACCACGACGGTCGGCGCGGCGGCCGGGGCGGGGCTCACGCTCGCCAAGACCGTGCGCAACGTCACGCAGGGCAGTCCCGCGGGAACGTCCGGCACGGCGCTGCCCAACGACATCCTCGAGTACACGATCACCTACACCAACACGAGCGCGGGCCCGGTCTCGGCGATTGTCGTCACGGACGCCACCCCGTCGTTCACGCTGTACCAGTCGGGCGCCTGCGGCGCGCTGCCCGCGAGCATCACGGGCTGCGGCGTCACCACGCAGCCGGCCGTCAACGGCACGGGTTCGGTCATCTGGACGCTCACGGGAACGCTCCTCTCGGGTGGCAGCGGCTCCGTGTCCTACCAGGTCCGCGTGAGCAATTGA
- a CDS encoding malate dehydrogenase → MKKPMRVAVTGAAGQIGYALLFRIASGEMLGKDQPVILQLLEIPDEKAQKALKGVMMELDDCAFPLLAGMAAASDAKVAFKDVDVAVLVGARPRGPGMERKDLLEANGAIFTVQGRALDEGASRNVKVLVVGNPANTNAYIAMNSAKGLSPACFTSMMRLDHNRAASQLAAKTGKSVDSFEKLVVWGNHSPTMYPDYRFATAGGQSVKALVNDDAWYKDTFIPLVGKRGAAIIEARGLSSAASAANAAIDHVRDWALGSSGKWVTMGVVSDGSYGIPEGVMYGFPCTTANGQYQIVKGLEIDEFSRQRMDKTLAELEEERAGVKHLLG, encoded by the coding sequence ATGAAGAAGCCCATGCGAGTAGCCGTCACCGGCGCTGCCGGCCAGATCGGCTACGCCCTGCTGTTCCGGATCGCCAGCGGCGAGATGCTCGGCAAGGACCAGCCCGTGATCCTGCAACTGCTCGAGATCCCGGACGAGAAGGCGCAGAAGGCCCTCAAGGGCGTGATGATGGAACTGGATGACTGCGCCTTCCCGCTGCTCGCGGGGATGGCCGCGGCCTCCGATGCCAAGGTCGCGTTCAAGGACGTGGACGTGGCGGTCCTCGTAGGGGCGCGACCGCGCGGGCCGGGCATGGAGCGCAAGGACCTGCTGGAGGCCAACGGCGCCATCTTCACCGTGCAGGGCAGGGCGCTGGACGAAGGCGCGTCGCGCAACGTGAAGGTGCTGGTGGTCGGCAACCCGGCGAACACCAATGCCTACATCGCCATGAATAGCGCGAAAGGTCTCTCGCCCGCCTGTTTCACCTCGATGATGCGGCTGGACCACAACCGCGCGGCCTCGCAGCTGGCGGCGAAGACCGGCAAATCGGTGGATTCCTTCGAGAAGCTGGTCGTCTGGGGCAACCATTCGCCCACGATGTACCCGGACTACCGCTTTGCCACCGCCGGCGGTCAGTCCGTGAAGGCACTGGTGAACGACGACGCCTGGTACAAGGACACCTTCATCCCCCTGGTGGGCAAGCGAGGCGCGGCGATCATCGAGGCGCGCGGGCTTTCGTCGGCCGCGTCTGCCGCCAACGCGGCGATCGATCACGTGCGTGACTGGGCGCTCGGATCCAGCGGCAAGTGGGTCACGATGGGCGTGGTTTCCGACGGCTCCTACGGCATTCCGGAAGGCGTGATGTACGGCTTCCCGTGCACGACGGCCAACGGCCAGTACCAGATCGTGAAGGGGCTCGAGATCGACGAGTTCTCGCGCCAGCGCATGGACAAGACGCTCGCGGAACTCGAGGAAGAGCGCGCCGGGGTCAAGCACCTTCTGGGCTGA